The Zingiber officinale cultivar Zhangliang chromosome 2A, Zo_v1.1, whole genome shotgun sequence genomic sequence ctgtctttttttttttcctttttcagcACTTGTTCTTTCATTAATATCAATATTTAATCGATCTAAAGGTTGTGTTTGAGTTGTTTGAATCTTTCTCACGTCGAATAACTTTGCTAAATTTGTGGTCTATTTCTGATCTTAATGATTGAATTAGGTCTTCATTTGCAGGTCATTAGGAGTTCTAGATTGGTCTAGTTTTGCAGTCTGTTATgtcaagcaagaaagaagagaagaCCCAGGCTGCTGCCGACCGGGTCAAAGCAGCAGCACTTTCAGCTGCAAAGGGTCTTAGTAGGGCTCAAGCTGAGCGAGCTGCTACTGCAGCAGCTCGAAATGTGAATGCCTATGGGCAGAAGGAAGAAGGACCGAGCCGATGGCAGGAAAGAAAGGAAGCAAAGCGTCAAATGTATCTATTGAGCACAGAGAAAGCAGTCAGATTGGGTGAGAGGAAGGATTTGAAGTCTTCCGTTTCCTCTGCTGGTGGTGCTTCACAGTGCCAGAAGTGTTATCAGGCTGGCCACTGGACTTATGAGTGCAAGAACGAGCGTGTCTATATATCTCGGCCCTCTAGAACTCAGCAGCTGAAGAACCCTAAGTTGAAGATGACCCTGTCAGTATCTTATGAAATTGACAACCCTGACATTGGGAAGGAAGCAAGGGAGGAAAATCATGCTAAGGAGGTTGGAGGGAATAGTGGCACAAAGAGCAAAAGGAAGCACCGATCCAGTACTGATTCAGAGGAGGAAAGTAGTGAGGCTTCAGTGTTTGACTCAGATAGTGAGTCTTCAGTGACTGGTTCTGAAGATTCTTCTGGTGAATCTAGCTCCAGCTACACTTCCTCTGATTCAGAAGAAAGGAGGCGACGGAGAAGGAAGCACAAGAAAAGACGGCATAGAAGGTCTAGCTCATCCTCTGATTCTTCTGATTCTGAATCTGCCTCAGATAGTGATTCTGATGAGAAGAACAGCAGGAAGAAGAGCAAACGTCACAGCCAGAGGCATTAGGAGTGGTTTCTCTTTTAGTATAGTTAGCATATATCAGTAAAGTTTGGTGTTATTGCGCTTGATTTAATCTGTTCTTTTCTGGTAGTAGATTTAATTTTTCCAGATGTTCATAGTAGTGATAACTTTATCATTTTATGTTGTTGCTTTGATTACTTCTGATTTTATTGGTCATTATACTGGCTGTTCTGAGGTGATAGAACGCTATATGTTTCATTATAGGACCTATAATCTGGGAAAGGGGTATTTTTGTTGCGAAAGAATCTTGCCTAGATGACATAAagaattagatttaaaaaaagtTTATCTATTAATGTCAActgctaaatttaaattacatAGATTGAACTCTCAAGTGTAGAACTTGTAGGAACTGCATATGTTATCAACCTCCTAATGGAAGATTTTGTATGAAGTCTGCACATGTTTCGTGATCTATACTATACTGTGTGCTTGCAATGTCCCCTCTTTCTCTTTTAGTGTACTGTGTGCTTGCAATGTCCCCTCTTTCTCTTTTAGTGTGACATGCTGCAAGAGTTTAGTGTCGTATAAGAATCCATATAGCTGACTCCGGATAAAATTTGATTGTTGTTATATGGATATAGTTGCTTACTTAGTGCTTGTCTGTTCAATCATGTTACTCAATTTTGTGCTTTTTATTTCTCTGAATGATTTAACTTTTTAATTTTCGTTTTTCTCTATCATGTGCCGTATGTTCTTGTCTAGCATGATGATGATTTGTGTCTCATCACTGGTTTCTGCATTGTAACAAAAGGGTCACCCGTCCTGATTTTTTCTCTTGGAGGGTATGTATATATCGGgaattaatttcttattttcttgGTGTAAGTGTAGGATTATTTTATGTGAGAGGGGGTGAGTTAtgtgtattttaaaattttctttttaatgtttttaaaatttaagtgtgGAGCGGAATAAAATTTGATGTCAGATTATTTGGACCCGTCAATTTCCGCACACTCAGTGAAGAGGTTaaacaaatataatatttaattttaaattatttgttattcatcaaaatctgagtttgactATTAATGTTAACTGCATTAACAATAAGTTTGTCACTCTCTAGTCAACTAAGTATTTCGTGGGGACATGAGTTATTTTTAGTCGACCACTAAATTAGTTAAGGGGTAGGAGGAGTTTTCTTGAAGGATATACGTCCGTTAGAAATTGATCTTTTGTTCTATTATAGTAAGTCTGTTACCTTTTAGTCAACCGGGTATTTATCCAACCTTTTAGTCAACCGGGTATTTATTCAACCGGATATCCATCCCATGGGGCATGATTGATTTCTACGTGATCACATGTAAAATTGATTATGGTGAAATTTGTTTAAATAAACATATTACAACTCTCAGCATTCATGTGAATTtgaaatgatgaaaattttgatattttcaaaTGTCTTCATGATGTTGTTTAAAACAATAACTATGCACATTGTCTAAGTAGATATTGTTTTGTCTTATGTCTTCTGTTTTTATATTGGATCTCATTATCGAAAATAGACAAATCTTCACTAAACAAACAACAAGCATCCAAAGTTGTTTAATTAGGGTGCTTGCCCTAATTAAACAAGTCTCATCTTATTAAACTTTCTTAGACTCCATAAGTGACCTCTAAACCTTAAATTGATTGTTGGAATTGCAGATAAGTACTCATTAAACTGAGTCCTTTTTGCCGTTGTAGAATCTTAATCAATTTCcattagtgttttttttttctcgagCAAAGTTCCTGATACATAATTTCTTTGGGAATGATTTGACTTTCATTCAACGAGAACTTTGGCATTGGTATTGACTTGTTCAACCTACGTAAAGGTTGAGCTTATCCATCATGAGTTCCAGTTTCTTTACAAGAAATCCAACCCGAAATATTGATAGTTTAAGTCTCtacttctaattttttttccaCGTGAAAAGTATGAATGAGCAAACATTTCTTTAATATCAAATcattttctcaaaaaaattatgttttacaATGTTAATGAAATGAGTCAGTAGAAATATTTCTCAAGAGTAAACAAAGTCACGCTTCTTACTAGGCTCGTCGAATTAGCCCCTGGTCTACGTGCGATGGCAAAAACAGGATTTGCCTTTCTAGATGCCGAGAGTTCCTTCTTAAAGCATCTAAGACACAGactctatttaaaatttttacttaaaattttaggtaacataattaaaatatctttGTATAAATTATATTATTCATTCCTTATATTATCTATTTATAAATAGTACatctttaaatttagaaaataaatttcattTCCTAAATATCACGGAGGTATAAATTATCCTATTTATtccttatattatttatttataaataatatatctTTAAATTTAAGGAtccttatattatttatttacaaATAGTACATCTTTAAATTTAAGGAATGAAATATATTCCCTAAATATTATAGaggagaaagaaaaaataggaaagttgataaatgatgaattaaaaagtagatatttaaatttaataaagtaattttttaattctaaatttattttaataagaaaattgatatgaatatttttatttattcgaTTTAAGGTTTTGTACGAGATATTTAGAATTAATTATCTGAATTATTAAAAAATGAATAATAATGAACCCGATGAATAAAATCACAAATTTGTCACTTTATTTCTTGTTCAACTCTTCAAGCGCAACCCAAAACGTGATAAATTCATCGACGTAATCTGCATCGTAAAGTCAACTACAGGAAAATTCCTAGAACTCTCCCAATATGCCGCCTCTCTCTCCTATAAATATCCCATTCGAGAGCCAGGTTCGACCTTCATCTACCTTCGCTCGATCTCTTCGTCCTGTTCGATCCTTTGTTGTCGAATCTTTGTGCTCGATCGAACCTGCGCTTCAAGTCTGGATCTTGGAAGCTCGTTTGGATCCCTCGCTCTTCGTGTTGGCTGCTGTCTCGTCGAGGAAAGCGATTTCTGTTCTGAAATCCAAAAAAATCCATCTTTTTCGATGGTGGGTTAGGTTTCCGCTGTCAATTTCTCGCGCCGATCAATCCCGTCAATCATCGACAGCCCCCTTCCAAGTTTCCACTTTTCGCGAGACATTGGAGTTCGAGATTTGCGCCTTCCTCTTGCTGCTCGACGCGATCCGTTTCCGGCATTGTTGTTGGCTCAAATCCGGTCGCCTCTCTTTTCCCTAATTTGCGCTGGAAGGCCCTGTTGATGAAATCCGTTCGGTGAAGGGCATTTCCATTAATAGCCGCTCTGTGACCTTTATGAACGTCGCCGCCCATCTTCGCCGAATCTGCTTCCTCCAATCCTTCTCCGTGGTGCTCCTCTACTGGTTCTATGTCTTCTCCTGAGCCAAAGATTTGATCTTGGTCGCTCGATTTTCGATAAAGGAAGAATCCGCCTTTCAAGCCTCGCAGTCGCCGATCGAAGCGGAAACGAGATGTCCGGGTCGGAGATGGAGGAGAGGCAGCGGAAGCGGAAGCTCTCGAACAGGGAATCGGCGCGGAGATCGCGGATGAGGAAGCAGCAGCACCTGCAAGATCTGGCGAACCAGGTGGCGCACCTGACGAAAGATAACGCCGATATCGTGGCGCAGGTGGGGGCGCTGAGCCAGCATCACCAGCGCCTGGAGGCGGAGAACTGCGATCTCCGGGCGCAGGCGGAGAGGCTGGAGAGGAGGATGCAGTCGCTCAGCGCGGTGCTCCGCCTGGCGGCAGATCTCGGTGGCGTGGCCATGGACGAACAGGGAATGCTGCAGCGCCGCCGGGAGGCCTTCCCTTCAATGGGTGACGATGGGGGGTGGTTCGTGTAAGGAATAGCTAGCAATGAAACACGCACTTGGTTTATGATAGAAGCAATTAATTTCTATTTATAtctcttttttttccctttttttttttttggtttaataAGTATAACTACATTAGTATAAATTTATATCTTATATAAATTTGTAATctcattttcttaaattttattttgaagttTTTTATAATCTTTATTCCATACTAATTAAACTTATAGATGAAGTAGTGATAATGAGTGATCCTGTCCAGAATCTGAGTCGGACGGATCATCGGGTGAGATGGATGGAATATTGACCGAATCGTGATGTCCCAAGAGGGGAGGGAGGGGATGCTGAGATGGTTTTTTTGTTGatcaagtcgtcagaagtcctctggtcaatgctACCTGTAGCCAGCGATCGGGTCGCCTCGGTCTCTAGTACTCCGATattcgaggcagatccaacaaatatataagtaacagactaagaCGTAAAATAATGTAATGGACATAGAATAAGAATGAAGAACGTACCATGGCCCAGGGGCGCCCTCgggtggatcggtgagctggtcaaGTTGTCGTGGTCaggaagagtagatgactctgaacaggctggagagctggatctgatgACGCGGAGCCGGACATGGTGGCACGAAACCGGATGCGacctcggcacgcaggccggactATGACATCGACACACAAGCTGAGACATGATATCGGCACACAAGCTGAGAGATAATAGCGGCACGTGGGTCGGGATATGACATCGGTATACAAGCCGAGATAGGATAACAACACACAAGTCAGATAATAGTAACGACATGAAGGTCTAGACACAACAAATCAGATCAGAGCACAATAGCAATGAGGGCTAGGAGGCCCGATCCACGATAAAGTCTCGAAGCACTAAGGGAGTGCACAGCAATGGAAGGTAGAAGGTCCGACCGGCATCGAAAGCGTACGACTTGGGCAGATCCGCACCGACAGTGGAGGTTCTGCATCAGCTCGTTGATGGAGGTTGCTGGCAAGGCCGACTCAGCGTGGAAAGTGTCAGCCGGTCGGAGCAAGGGTGCTGGCCGGAAGACGAGGTGTGATCGACTGGGGTAGTAACCGTCGGAAGCAGTGGTGGCTGCTAGAGGCGGCCACAGGGTCCTTATATGCGAGAAGCAGCCTCCCGAAGCCGACGACCGCTGGAAGCGACGGGGGCGAGGAAGAGGGAGGTGGTTGCTAACATCGACAGCGTCAGGAAATGGCGTGCGAAGGAATCGACATCATCTGCGTGGAGAGGAATAAAAGGAGGCTGCTCGCGGTGGTGTCGGCGCGGAGAAGGGAGGAGGTGGCGGCGCACAAGCCTCCTTCCGCTGCCTTCCCCCTTGGCGGCGGAAGAAGCAAAGAAGTGAGAGAGAGAGTGGCGTATGAGCCTCCAGTGAGGTGGCGGCGAGAACCTCCGACGAAGCGGCGCCGAATGGGGGTGGCGGTGTGCACCCCTCGCGACTGTGGTGGCAACGGAGAAGAGAACCCACCAAACCCAACCCCTCGGAATAGTGCTCCCTACCCCACTTATGCCCTAAACAATGCTTTTACGAAAATACCCTCCCCTTTCTCCTTAATTCCACTAGGGTCCTTCAAATATATctatatcacaagtctccccttcaagtctagttaaaGGAGGCACAAGTCCGACTAACTAGACCAAGCCAAACATAAAATAGAATCTGAGCGCACGACTGAGAAAATGTCGACTGGAAAATCGAGATAACGTCGATTGGGGAGAGAGATGCTAGGCTAGCGGTGTCGAGCACGCGACCGAGCGACAATAAACCACGACCGGGCGATCGGAAAGTGCTGACCAGGAAATAGAGAAAATGCTGAGCGGGTGGAAAGAGGACGAGTGAGCGAAGCTAAGCACATGACCGAGAAAATGCCGACCAGGCACCAGAGATAATGCTGATCAAGTGGAACCTAGAGGTCAATGGCGAATGAGAGTGAAACCCGTGAGTTGAGTAGGAGCTAATCCTGTGAATGGAGCGGGCATGGAGCCCGTGAGATCGAAAGTGAACGGGAGCAGAGCCCTTGAGTTGAGCAACTGCAAAGTTGGTGAGCCGAGGGGGAGTGGGTCCCGAGAGATTGAAAAGCACAACGTCGATTCACCGAGCGAGCGTTAAGCCCATCGAAGACAAATGCAAGAGGGGGCAAAGCCGGAGATCCGAGTGGAGGGCGAGTGACAACCGAGTGACGAGTGAGAAGAGTACATGGAGGGCAGGCTCGTTTATAACTTGTGCTCGGGCGAGAGTCTGAAGCccaaccgggaggtcgttggtcgcgagagcatactcacttataacttacgcTGGGATGAGAGTGTAGAACCCGACTGAGAGGTCATCGGTGATACTCCGATTTGAGATCGGTGGCGATActttggtccgagaccagtggtgatAGTCTAGTTCTAGATCGGTGgtgatagctcgaccccgaacgggggaggataaGCCCTGAAGTCCATAGAAGCGGAACCCGTAGGAATAGGTGGGGGTAGAGCCTTTATCATACCTAATCATGAAATCGTGTCAACCGGCTGAGGATCTaactcgatccctcgactcccaaATACCTGTAAAGTCGGGGAGAGAAATAGTatcgatcccttgactcccaaatgtcTGTGGAATCAGAGAGAGAATAATTTGAGCCCTGACCGTCAAAGGGAGTGAAGTCCATAGCAATATAAGGGAGTAGAGTCCATAGCAATAGAAGGAAGTAGAGCACTGTGGGTGAAAAGAACAAagcctgtagcagtaagaggatgaagagccccatggtgaagggtgcagagcctatagcaGTAGGAGGATGCAAAGCCCCAttgtgaagggtgcagagcctatagcagtaagaggatacagagacccatggtgaagggtgcagagtctATAACACACCTGACTAGAGAGCTGGGCGCCTAGTCCCTAATCGGAGAGTAAAgaccctagcctgtaatcaaagaacgaagcccctagatcctgatcgggaagctGTACCGCAAGTCTTTAATCGGGGAGTTGTGTCCCTAGTATCTGATCGGGGAGTTGTACCCCTAATGTCTAATCGGGGAACTGTTCCCCTAGTGTTTGATCAAAGATCTAGGGCCCTAGTTTTCTatcaaggaactaggatcttactcttttatcagggagctatagtagatcctataaccgtaaaaagggagcagagcccGTAACGTACTTGATCGAAGAGTCGTGCCAACCGACTGagggtttgtctcggtcccttgaCTCTCGAATACTCGTGGAGTCaggaaaaaatataatggaaaaactaatctatcagccagctgaagctccaactcaatccctcgactcccgaatacctgtggagtgagggtagaagataatatgtATGTCAAGATCCTCCGAGACCATGATAATGgtagagaacctcccgacgtcgtccatcttcatgttccagattaggtggagaagattcccacaaatggtaccaaattgatcctgtccggaatctgagtcaggcGGACCACCGGGTGacgtggatggaatgttgattgAATCACGATGTCCCAGAGGGAGGGTAtcctgagatgacttctatgttgaccaagtcatcagaagtcctttgatcaacgctacctgcagccagcgatcgGGTCGCCCCAGTCTCTggtaccccgatactcgaggcagatccaacgaatatataagtaacagatTAAGATGTATAATAATGAAATGGGCATAGAATAAGAATGGAGAACGTATCTTGGCCCAGGGGCACCCTCAggtggatcggtgagctggttgGGACTCTGGTCGAGTTGTtgtgacccggaagagtagatgactctgaacaggctggagagctggatctgacgacgcaGAGCCGGACACAGTGGCACGAAACCGGATGCAACCTCGGCAAGCAGGTCGTGCTATGACATCAACACATAAGTCGAGACATGATATCGACACACAGGCCGAGAGATAATAACGACACGTAGGTCGGGATATGACATCGGTATACATGCCAAGATAGGATAACAACACACAAGTCAGGTAGTAGTAATGGAATGAAGGTCTAGACTCAGAACACAATAGCAATGAGGGCTCAGAGGCCCGATCCACGATAAAGGCTCAAAGCACTAAGGGAGTGCACAACAATGGAAGCTAGAAGGCCCGACCGGCACCGAAAGCGTACGACTTGGGCAGATCCGCACCGGCAGCGGAGGTTCCACACCAGCTCATTGATGGAGGTTGCTGGCAAGGCCGACTCGGCGTGGAAAGTGTCGGCCGGTCAGAGCAAGGGT encodes the following:
- the LOC122040112 gene encoding bZIP transcription factor 44-like yields the protein MSGSEMEERQRKRKLSNRESARRSRMRKQQHLQDLANQVAHLTKDNADIVAQVGALSQHHQRLEAENCDLRAQAERLERRMQSLSAVLRLAADLGGVAMDEQGMLQRRREAFPSMGDDGGWFV
- the LOC122042510 gene encoding zinc finger CCHC domain-containing protein 10-like, which translates into the protein MSSKKEEKTQAAADRVKAAALSAAKGLSRAQAERAATAAARNVNAYGQKEEGPSRWQERKEAKRQMYLLSTEKAVRLGERKDLKSSVSSAGGASQCQKCYQAGHWTYECKNERVYISRPSRTQQLKNPKLKMTLSVSYEIDNPDIGKEAREENHAKEVGGNSGTKSKRKHRSSTDSEEESSEASVFDSDSESSVTGSEDSSGESSSSYTSSDSEERRRRRRKHKKRRHRRSSSSSDSSDSESASDSDSDEKNSRKKSKRHSQRH